One Leguminivora glycinivorella isolate SPB_JAAS2020 chromosome 15, LegGlyc_1.1, whole genome shotgun sequence genomic window, TGGCCAGTACGGAGTCGGTTGAGGTTACACCAGTGCCGTCTTGGGAGATCGTAGCCTTTGATTATGGTGCCTGGTACGATTTCTGATCCTAGCTTTCCCTCCATCAAAGACTTCCACGACTGTGACCACTCACTCTTCAGGTTGAAACAGTCATCTACAAGACTCTTGAAGATGCTGTAGGAAGCACTCCTGGATTTTAAGCGGCACTTGGCTGGGTTCAGAAATTCCGGGTGGATTGGGAGACTTGGGTTCTTTTGAATCCTTGCTATTTCTCGCATTAAGGCCTCCTTCCTTCTCAGGTCTGGCGGGGCAATCCGAGAAAGCACTGGCAGCCAGTGGACAGGTGTTGACAGTAGTGTACCGGAAATGAGTCGCATAGCTTTGTTTAATTCGACGTCCACTCTGGTAGTGTGGGCACTGCCCAACCATGCCGCCGCGCAGTATTCAGCCGTGGAGTACACCAACGACAGAGCAGAAGTCCGTAAAACGTCGGCACTAGCTCCCCAGGAAGTCCCGCTTAATTTCTGAAGAATGTTATTTCTGGTTTGGAGTTTGCGAGTTGTGCTGGTTAAGTGTTCCTTGTACGTCAGCGATCGATCCAGAGTAATGCCCAGGTATTTTGGGAAGAAATTATGTCTTAGCGTGGCTCCTTCGAACAACACTCTGAGCTCCCGCGTGGCGGACTGATTGTGCAGATGGAAGCAGGCTACCTCTGTTTTGCCAGTGCTCGGGATTAGTCGCCATATTCTGAAATATTTAGCCAACACCTCCATATCGCCGGATAATGAGACCTCTAAGCTTTTGAAGTGTTTGTGCTGATTCACAAGACAAATGTCGTCAGCGTAAATAAACTTCCTGGCCGTGGTTCTTGGGAGATCGTGGATGTATAGGTTGAACAAAATAGGTGACAACACTGATCCCTGGGGCAAACCATTACTCAACACTCTGGTATCGCTAACCTCCGAACCTAGGTGCACTTTGAACCGCCTCTGAGACAGCATGTTGGAGACTAACCTGTAGATGGTAAGGTTAGGGACGGCCAGCAGTTGCTTGTATAGTAGCCCTTCCCTCCATACCGTATCATAGGCAGCGGTGAGGTCGATAAATACGGCCCCCGACTTAAGCCCCTTCTGGAAACCGTTTTCTAGGTGAGTTGTTAAAGCTAGAACCTGGTCCGTACAGCTCCGTCCAGTTCTGAAGCCCGCCTGTTCTACCGGTATCAAGCGTTCTATAAGAGGACCTATTCTGCTATATAATAGTTTTTCCAGTAGCTTATAGCAGTTGCTAAGTAAGGCGATCGGGCGGTAGCTGGAGGGGTCATCATCTCTCTTAGCTGGCTTTAGCAGTGCGATTACCTTTGATTCCTTAAAAGCTCTGGGAAGTTTATTGGAGTGGAGGATTTCCGAAAAGAAAAGAGCCAGCCACTTTATCGCCATGGGGCCAAGTCTGAGCAAAAACTCGTTGTAGATTCCATCTACTCCAGCGGCTTTCCCCGTTCGAAGCTCTTTGATAGCTGAGTGAACTTCTTCGGCTGCAAAAGGTTCCGCAAGTTTCGGATCCTCCAGAAGATTAGACTTTAACTCACTCATTCTTTTCTTTACCCTTCTGGTCTCCAGTTTATCGCCCTTTGCTCTAGAAACGGATACAATCCTGTTTGCGATTACATTCGGATGAATTGCAGATGTCTGTTATGGTGTTGTTCTTTTCCCCGTAAGTTTATTGAGAACAGTCCACGCCTTACGACTTGAGCGCTTAAAATCCATCGAGTTGACTGTTTGTTTCCATTTGCTAGTGCGGTTGGCATCCAGAGATTGTAAGAGTTCAGTACCGATTGAACAATCGCCTGTTTCCCTGTACGTTTTGAAAAGGCTTTCACTCTCTCTATTCCAGCCTGGTATGTACTGCTTCCTAAAACCTCTGCATACGTGGCGTTTGGCAGACGATAGTAAGAGGCCTACGAATCGGTTGTAATTTCCTGCTGTTGGCGGTATGAAACGTATTCCAGCCTCAATATGTCCTGCAAAGGCGTTCCAGTCCGCGCGTCCGAAGttccagcgcggaaggggcatCGAGTTTACGAGAGGAATTTTCAAGCCTACTTCCACAAACACTGGCCTGTGCTGACTGTTGGGAAAGTCTCTAAGTACGGCCCGACTTGCTTGGAGGGCTCTGCCAGTGGCATCCTTAGTGACAAAAACTAGATCCGGGTTATAGTCTTTCCTCCAGCGGGCCGATCGGAAGGTGCCTCTCTCTTTGGCGTCAAAAACGAGGAATAAGTTGAAAGTTTCAGCCCACTGTGTCAGGACTAGCCCATTAACATCATCTGTGGAGTAACGCCATGATGTATGGTGGCTATTGAAATCACCAGTGTAGACGCATGGGTGAGCGAAATGCGGAGGACCATTATTTGCCCAAGATGCCGAAGGCGGTTTATATATGTTAGCTATCTTGATGTCGTCGATTTGAATAACAATAATATAGTTGTCGGCAGAGTCATCAAAATAAACCACATTTGCTTTTAGGCCTGCTCGGATGTAAGTAGCTATTCCGTAACTGCGGTGGTTCAGCGCTTTTATCAGTTGGTAGCCGGGTATTTGACCTCTGTTTTCCATATCCTGATCATCCTTTGTGTGCGTTTCCTGTATGCACAGGACGTCAATTTTGTGATCGGCCAGGAGTCTGGACATGTAGTCGCACTTTGGTCTGCTGATCCCTTCCACATTGATTTGGCAAATTCGGACGGAGGGTCCTAAATCTCTTGTCTGGGCATTCATGCTTATTTAATTGTAATTAGCGAGTAGTTGATAGCAGTGGACAAAAACTGTTTCTGTATATTGCTGCGAGGCTCTCATAAAAAGTGCAGTGCAGCAGCCAAAGTTGATTACTCTTTAGCACCACCCAGGGGACACGTGTAGGGAATCTAAGGTAATCTTCCTACGGACGCGAGTAACCAATGTCCCACAATTATgtccagagatcggacggatttgcgacattcttagtgacttacgtcattttaatgacttttagtatgagatgtcgcacaaaaatccgatctctgattatGTCAGATGATAAACCTATGTGGGTGAATTTCAACAGGTTCcaaatttgcctaattttggtggtattttttatttttgtagtttgTCTAAATTATGTATGAATTATACGTAACTAGTCCCAATGTATATTGTGTAGTAATGCCCCCGTAATACACATAGTATTTTTGGAGATATTATGGTTTTAATAATTTGGTTGCCACCAAAATTGCGTACACCCACCAAAATTAGGTTTACTGGCCACCAAAATTGTTCATTCACgtcaaaattagatatttctGCACATTAgtagtatatttatatttaatcagtTATAAAATGAAACAAAGACAGATGTTTTATGATCCGTTTTATTATAGTGATTATCTGATTATAACAAAGTCGCTAAAATCGATGTGTATGAGactatactagaaataaactataatttcactttttgtaatagaaaataattcacTTTTAGAATGGCTAaccaaaaaaagaaacaatcgAGAGAGGAGGTCCTTGAAAAGAAGAAACTTGCTGAGCGGGAACGAAAAAGGAGAATTATGAGTGATCCCGAGAAAGCAGCAGATTTGCGAAGAAAAGAAAGGGATCGGTATCATCGTTAAAAAGCCCAAGGTAAGATTTTACCTCTAAGCAGCATGCAGCCTCGTGAAAGACGAAGAAAAAGGAATAGATAGAATTtcagagcatattataaaagaaaaaaaaggaagGCTTTGTAATGACCACAAGTATTAGCACCAGCAAGTGAGATTCCCACTTCGCCCCTGCCTGGTCCTTCTACGCCACAAAATCCTTGTCTCAGTCGCTCTCGTTCTCCGAGTCCTGAGCTTGACACAAACATCTCACGTCGGCTACACTCCCAAGCTGTCCATCGCAATGTGTCCAATAACCCATAGTTTCTGTGTTGTCAAATTCTTTATAgtccataatttttttttgcagttCAAACATTTTCGTTGCAAGTTACAGTAATGACCTCACAACACAAACTTTTCGTAATGTGAATAGTAGGTACTGCTTTTattgatgatatttttcattttataacgtagtataaaaaaaaattcgaagGTATTAAAGAACTAAAGCATCAGTCATCACAAATGTATACACTGCGAGAAAGAAGAAGACTTTGACTAAAGAAAAAGAGACTCAAAAAAACATCTCAAAAAACAAGATATCTGAATgcgtcaataaaaaaataacaccaaagTTATTTAAAATCAGGCTATCCTCCAGTCAGTTAGGTACGTAACTTTCGCTAGAATGAAACCCTTTTGGGTTGTAAAAGCAGAACTGACTAATCTTTACACCTGTCTATGTCAAATACATGCGAACATGGAGTTGTTAGAATccgcattaaaaataaaaattatcatcAATAAAAGCAGTACCTACTAGTCACATTACGAAAAGTTTGTGTTGTGAGGTCATTACTGTAACATGCAACGAAAATGTTtgaactgcaaaaataaaattatggactaTAAAGAATTTGACAACACAGAAACTATGGGTTATTGGACACATTGCGATGGACAGCTTGGGAGTGTAGCCGACGTGAGATGTTTGTGTCAAGCTCAGGACTCGGAGATCGAGAGCGACTGAGACAAAGATTTTGTGGCGTAGAAGGACCAGGCAGGGGCGAAGTGGGAATCCCACTTGCTGATGCTAATACTTGTGCTCATTACGAAGCCttcctttttttcttttataatatgctctgaAATTCTGTCTATTCCTTTTTATTCGTCTTTCACGAGGCTGCATGCTGCTTAGAGGT contains:
- the LOC125234175 gene encoding uncharacterized protein LOC125234175, which produces MSRLLADHKIDVLCIQETHTKDDQDMENRGQIPGYQLIKALNHRSYGIATYIRAGLKANVVYFDDSADNYIIVIQIDDIKIANIYKPPSASWANNGPPHFAHPCVYTGDFNSHHTSWRYSTDDVNGLVLTQWAETFNLFLVFDAKERGTFRSARWRKDYNPDLVFVTKDATGRALQASRAVLRDFPNSQHRPVFVEVGLKIPLVNSMPLPRWNFGRADWNAFAGHIEAGIRFIPPTAGNYNRFVGLLLSSAKRHVCRGFRKQYIPGWNRESESLFKTYRETGDCSIGTELLQSLDANRTSKWKQTVNSMDFKRSSRKAWTVLNKLTGKRTTP